The Polyangium spumosum genome includes a window with the following:
- a CDS encoding DUF979 domain-containing protein, giving the protein MIGLGLLYVIAGVFFAAIAVLGARDAKNPKRWKNTTFWGLFASSFLFGSHLPDVVHGFVVIAMVLTAGIGGLGRGAPAARDPEARRASASRLGNKLFLPALAIPATALLGTFVFKRPELAGLVDPKQATLVSLVLGVFVALSIAMPMLGARPKVPMQEGRRLLDAVGWAAILPQMLAALGAVFAAAGVGTAIGELASTLLPDGSQFAAVVAYTFGMAIFTMIMGNAFAAFPVMTAGIGLPLIVQRFGGDPVIMGAVGMLSGFCGTLMTPMAANFNIVPAALLELPDRNGVIKAQVPTALLVLLANTVLMYVLVFRS; this is encoded by the coding sequence ATGATCGGGCTCGGGCTGCTCTACGTCATCGCCGGCGTCTTCTTCGCGGCCATTGCTGTGCTCGGCGCGCGCGACGCGAAGAACCCGAAGCGCTGGAAGAACACCACCTTCTGGGGGCTGTTCGCCTCGAGTTTCCTCTTCGGCTCGCACCTGCCGGACGTGGTCCATGGGTTCGTGGTCATCGCCATGGTGCTCACGGCGGGAATCGGTGGCCTCGGCCGCGGCGCACCTGCCGCGCGTGACCCCGAGGCGCGCCGCGCGAGCGCCTCCCGCCTCGGCAACAAATTGTTCCTGCCGGCCCTCGCGATCCCCGCGACGGCGCTCCTGGGGACGTTCGTGTTCAAGCGGCCGGAGCTCGCGGGCCTCGTCGATCCCAAGCAGGCGACCCTGGTCTCGCTCGTCCTGGGGGTGTTCGTCGCGCTTTCGATCGCCATGCCGATGCTCGGGGCGAGGCCGAAGGTGCCCATGCAGGAGGGGCGCCGGCTGCTCGACGCCGTCGGATGGGCCGCCATTTTGCCGCAAATGCTCGCCGCCCTGGGCGCGGTCTTCGCGGCCGCCGGGGTCGGGACCGCCATTGGAGAGCTGGCCTCGACGCTTTTGCCCGACGGGAGCCAGTTCGCCGCCGTGGTCGCCTACACGTTTGGCATGGCGATCTTCACCATGATCATGGGCAATGCCTTCGCGGCGTTCCCGGTGATGACCGCCGGCATCGGCCTGCCGCTCATCGTCCAGCGTTTCGGCGGAGATCCGGTGATCATGGGCGCCGTGGGTATGTTGTCGGGCTTCTGCGGGACCCTGATGACCCCCATGGCCGCGAATTTCAACATCGTGCCTGCGGCCCTGCTGGAGCTGCCCGATCGAAATGGGGTCATCAAGGCGCAGGTGCCCACGGCCCTCCTCGTCCTCCTCGCCAATACGGTGCTGATGTATGTCCTCGTCTTCCGCTCCTGA
- a CDS encoding GNAT family N-acetyltransferase → MTGTLATTERLTIRNLDPADAPFILRLLNDPDFLEHIGDRGVRTLEDAGVYLREGPIVSYERHGHGLWGVALRRTGELAGLSGLLKREQYADVDIGYAFLPEFRGSGYAFESASAVLGLAAGAFGLRKVIALVSPANAASIGLLTKLGFTRSAMQAVDPQKTVIYERYLGDGNFTISTAPITR, encoded by the coding sequence ATGACGGGCACCCTCGCGACGACCGAACGGCTCACGATCCGTAACCTCGACCCGGCGGACGCGCCGTTCATCCTCCGCCTCCTCAACGACCCCGACTTCCTCGAGCACATCGGTGATCGGGGGGTGCGGACGCTCGAGGACGCGGGCGTGTACCTCCGCGAGGGGCCGATCGTCAGTTATGAACGGCACGGGCACGGACTCTGGGGTGTCGCGCTGCGCCGAACGGGAGAGCTCGCCGGCCTCTCGGGGCTCTTGAAGCGCGAGCAATACGCCGACGTCGACATCGGCTATGCCTTCCTGCCGGAGTTTCGTGGCAGCGGGTATGCGTTCGAATCGGCGTCGGCGGTGCTCGGGCTCGCGGCCGGCGCGTTCGGGCTCCGCAAGGTGATCGCGCTCGTCTCCCCCGCGAACGCGGCCTCGATCGGCCTGCTCACGAAGCTCGGGTTCACGCGCTCGGCGATGCAGGCGGTCGACCCGCAGAAGACGGTGATCTACGAGCGATACCTGGGCGACGGCAATTTCACGATCTCCACGGCCCCCATCACGCGCTGA
- a CDS encoding DUF2891 domain-containing protein, translating into MSSSSAPELGPELAAKFARLALGHVTRPYPYRLDHVMAGDEDVLPPRVLHPIFHGSFDWHSCVHGYWLLLRLLRRFPDMAAAEDIRALVSRMLTPAKVAGEVAYLARPESRGFERPYGWAWLLMLGAELERHEGASHRDVLRPLSSAFAERFKAFLPKATYPIRTGTHSNTAFALALASDYAGIANDQELARLIELTARRWYLADEGAPAWEPSGDDFLSPTLVEAECLRRLLPADEFRAWFARFLPRAAERKPAGLFTPALVSDRTDGKIAHLDGLNLSRAWCFRSIAGSLAPGDPARVVVLSAADEHLAAGLAHVAGDYMGEHWLATFALLALEAAPPSSP; encoded by the coding sequence ATGTCCTCGTCTTCCGCTCCTGAACTCGGTCCGGAGCTGGCCGCGAAATTCGCGCGGCTCGCGCTGGGCCACGTCACCCGGCCTTACCCGTACAGGCTCGACCACGTCATGGCCGGCGACGAGGATGTCTTGCCGCCGCGGGTCTTGCATCCGATCTTCCACGGCAGCTTCGACTGGCATTCCTGCGTCCACGGCTACTGGCTGCTCTTGCGCCTCTTGCGGCGGTTCCCGGACATGGCCGCGGCGGAGGACATCCGCGCCCTGGTCTCTCGCATGCTGACGCCGGCGAAGGTCGCCGGCGAGGTCGCTTATCTCGCCCGCCCGGAGAGCAGGGGCTTCGAGCGGCCTTATGGCTGGGCGTGGCTCCTCATGCTGGGCGCGGAGCTCGAGCGCCACGAGGGCGCCTCTCATCGCGACGTCCTGCGCCCGCTCTCGAGCGCCTTCGCCGAGCGGTTCAAGGCCTTTTTGCCCAAGGCGACCTATCCGATCCGGACGGGTACGCATTCCAATACGGCGTTCGCCCTGGCGCTCGCCTCCGATTACGCGGGGATCGCGAACGATCAAGAATTGGCGCGGCTGATCGAGCTGACCGCCCGGAGATGGTACCTGGCCGACGAGGGGGCCCCGGCCTGGGAGCCCAGCGGCGACGATTTCCTCTCGCCTACCCTCGTCGAGGCCGAGTGCTTGCGCCGCTTGCTCCCGGCGGACGAATTTCGCGCGTGGTTCGCGCGTTTCTTGCCCCGAGCGGCCGAGCGAAAGCCGGCGGGCCTGTTCACGCCGGCCCTCGTCAGTGACCGCACGGATGGCAAAATCGCCCACCTCGACGGCCTCAATCTCAGCCGCGCCTGGTGCTTTCGTTCGATTGCGGGCTCGCTCGCGCCGGGCGACCCGGCCCGCGTCGTCGTGCTCTCGGCCGCCGACGAGCACCTCGCCGCGGGGCTCGCCCACGTGGCCGGCGACTACATGGGCGAGCATTGGCTCGCCACGTTCGCCCTGCTGGCGCTCGAAGCCGCGCCGCCGTCGTCGCCGTGA
- a CDS encoding DUF969 domain-containing protein: MLSLIGIAVVVLGFMARQNPLLVVTAAALVTGVAGGMEPLEVVATFGRAFKENRYVSVVWVVLPVIGLLERAGLQERARALIGAIHAATAGRLLLLYFVLRQITAALGLTSLGGHAQMVRPLIAPMAEAAAEHHHGPLPEEVRASVRAHAAAADNIALFFGEDIFIAIASILLIKGFLAQNGILVEPLELSVWAIPTALCALLIHGIQMMLFDRHLARMIAEGRR; the protein is encoded by the coding sequence GTGCTGTCGCTGATAGGGATCGCCGTGGTGGTCTTGGGCTTCATGGCCCGCCAGAACCCGCTCCTCGTGGTGACGGCGGCGGCCCTCGTGACCGGGGTGGCAGGCGGCATGGAGCCGCTCGAGGTCGTGGCGACCTTCGGCCGGGCGTTCAAGGAGAACCGATACGTGAGCGTGGTCTGGGTGGTGCTGCCGGTGATCGGGCTCCTCGAGCGGGCCGGATTGCAGGAGCGGGCCAGGGCCCTCATCGGCGCCATTCATGCGGCCACCGCCGGGCGGCTGCTCTTGCTGTATTTCGTTTTGCGCCAGATCACCGCGGCCCTCGGCCTGACCTCGCTCGGCGGCCATGCCCAGATGGTGCGACCGCTGATCGCCCCCATGGCCGAGGCGGCGGCCGAGCACCACCACGGTCCGCTCCCCGAAGAGGTCCGTGCGTCCGTGCGGGCCCACGCCGCCGCGGCCGATAACATCGCGCTCTTCTTCGGCGAGGATATCTTCATCGCCATCGCCTCGATCCTGCTGATCAAGGGCTTCCTCGCGCAAAACGGGATCCTCGTCGAGCCCCTCGAGCTCTCCGTCTGGGCCATTCCCACGGCCCTCTGCGCCTTGTTGATCCACGGAATCCAGATGATGCTCTTCGATCGGCATCTGGCCCGCATGATCGCCGAAGGCCGCCGATGA